In Pseudoalteromonas piratica, the following proteins share a genomic window:
- the dapB gene encoding 4-hydroxy-tetrahydrodipicolinate reductase — translation MTKIAVYGANGRMGRALCEASINSETTDLVCAAVRDNNELLGQAVKHFIAKGDTQVRFSSEHTLESQPDVIIDFTLPVGMKKHLAYAVAHKIPMVIGTTGLTPTDMAELELAAKEIPIVFSRNYSVGINLLENLVKTAAKTLADDIDIEIFELHHKHKIDAPSGTALMIGEAIAEAKGWQHDDVAVFDRSKDEQAKSQKEIGYSVMRGGDIVGEHTAYFAAEGERLELTHKASSRMTFAKGAVRAAAWLHNKPVGLYTMQDVLGFR, via the coding sequence ATGACTAAAATTGCTGTGTATGGCGCCAATGGCAGAATGGGCCGCGCGCTTTGTGAAGCCAGTATTAATAGCGAAACAACCGATCTTGTCTGTGCAGCGGTGCGAGATAATAACGAGCTACTAGGCCAAGCAGTAAAGCACTTTATTGCAAAGGGCGATACACAAGTACGCTTTTCAAGTGAACATACCTTAGAGAGTCAGCCCGATGTGATAATTGATTTCACGTTACCAGTGGGTATGAAAAAGCATTTGGCATACGCAGTTGCACATAAAATACCTATGGTAATTGGCACAACAGGATTAACACCTACTGATATGGCAGAGCTTGAGTTAGCTGCAAAAGAAATCCCTATCGTTTTTTCGCGTAATTATTCTGTTGGCATAAATTTGCTTGAAAACTTGGTAAAAACAGCGGCAAAAACCTTAGCTGATGATATTGATATCGAAATTTTTGAATTGCACCACAAACATAAAATTGATGCGCCTTCTGGCACTGCTTTAATGATTGGTGAGGCCATTGCAGAAGCGAAAGGCTGGCAACATGATGACGTTGCAGTTTTTGACCGTTCAAAAGATGAGCAGGCTAAAAGTCAAAAAGAAATTGGCTATTCGGTGATGCGAGGTGGCGATATAGTTGGTGAACATACGGCTTACTTTGCAGCTGAAGGCGAAAGGCTTGAACTTACTCACAAAGCAAGCTCTCGAATGACCTTTGCTAAAGGTGCTGTAAGGGCTGCGGCGTGGTTACATAATAAACCGGTTGGACTTTATACTATGCAAGATGTGCTCGGTTTTAGGTAG